The following proteins are co-located in the Solanum pennellii chromosome 1, SPENNV200 genome:
- the LOC107013586 gene encoding uncharacterized protein LOC107013586 yields MDVAPEQQQNLSLPSLFKESLSIPKRSPQTFYRITLSLILPLSFAILAHSFFTHPILSQLHENPSASHASQWTKLLFYQFCYLIFLLAFSLLSTSAVVFTVASLYTSKQVSFSSIITALPSILRRLFITFLWVFLSMLVYNAVLSFFIVLMLIAFESKSKNSTALFLVSVFLLSVFFLVVHVYLSALWHLASVITVLEPTQGLAAFKKSYELLKGKIRMACVLILGYLVIFGVVSSGFGSIVVDGEGYSVFVRIVVGGILIGVLVVVILVGLLVQSLFYYVCKSYHNERIDKSALYNHLGGYLGEYYEPLKGNIQIDDTLEVEMKGGDTA; encoded by the coding sequence ATGGATGTGGCAccagaacaacaacaaaacttgAGTTTACCCTCACTTTTCAAAGAATCACTTTCCATCCCAAAGAGATCTCCACAAACTTTTTACAGAATCACTCTCAGCTTAATCTTGCCACTCTCTTTTGCAATCTTGGCTCATTCCTTCTTCACCCACCCCATTCTTTCTCAACTCCATGAAAACCCAAGTGCTTCTCATGCCTCTCAATGGACCAAACTCCTCTTTTACCAATTCTGTTACTTAATCTTCCTCTTGGCCTTCTCCCTCCTCTCAACCTCTGCTGTTGTCTTCACTGTTGCTTCTCTCTACACTTCAAAACAAGTCTCTTTCTCCTCAATAATCACTGCTCTGCCTAGTATCTTAAGACGCCTCTTCATCACTTTCCTATGGGTTTTCCTCTCTATGCTCGTTTACAACGCCGTCTTGTCCTTTTTCATTGTACTCATGCTAATCGCCTTTGAGAGCAAAAGCAAAAACAGCACTGCTCTGTTTTTAGTCTCTGTTTTTCTTCTCTCTGTTTTCTTCCTCGTTGTTCATGTCTACTTGAGTGCTTTATGGCATCTTGCTAGTGTGATTACTGTTCTTGAACCGACACAAGGCCTTGCTGCTTTCAAGAAAAGCTATGAGTTGTTAAAAGGGAAAATCAGAATGGCTTGTGTGTTGATTTTAGGGTATCTGGTGATTTTTGGTGTGGTTAGTAGCGGTTTTGGTTCAATTGTTGTGGATGGTGAAGGGTACAGTGTTTTTGTTAGGATTGTTGTTGGAGGGATTTTGATTGGTGTTCTTGTGGTGGTGATATTGGTGGGGCTATTGGTGCAAAGCTTGTTTTATTATGTGTGTAAGAGTTATCATAATGAGAGGATTGATAAGAGTGCTTTGTATAATCATCTTGGTGGATATTTGGGTGAGTATTATGAACCTCTTAAAGGGAACATCCAAATTGATGATACCTTGGAAGTAGAGATGAAAGGTGGAGACACTGcttga